The region GTCAATCATAATACCGCGAAAACACTCACCGGTTGCGACTTGTTTTGCCACGGCTTCTGCAAAATCCGGATAATCTACCGATTCCGTCGAATGAGTTCCGACATCGACGATGGTGAACTGCATTTCAGTAAGTACTTTTTTAAGAAATTCTTTTAACGGAAATCCACCGTGATCCGCGCCCAAGGCTACTTTGCGCTCTGCGCCTTGTTTGAGCGGTACATGGGGAGCTGTAGATGGGACAACAGTTTGCGGCTTAACGATTTGAAATGTCGCACCTAACTGTTTGGCTTTATCACGTGCTAAGGCCGTAATCAAAGCGTCAGGGGAGATCATAATCGTTTTCTGACCGCTTTTGACGGCTTCGATGACTGTACGTTCAGTTATTAATTTTCGTTTCATCGTAATGATTATTCTACTAAAAGTGAAAGATCAAGTGCCGGCGCCGAGTGTGTCAGAGCACCTATGGAAATAAAATCCACGCCGGTTTCGGCGATGGCTTGTACCGTATCAAGGGAAACATTACCGGACGCTTCGGTTTCACATCTTTTATTGATTATTGCAGCCGCTTCACGCATGGTTTCGATTGTCATATTGTCGAGCATGATGCGCTGAACCTGATAACGCAATGCTTCGCGCACTTCATCCAAATTTTTGGTTTCAACCTCAATGGACAAATGTAAGTTATTTTGGCGGTTGTATTCAATGGCTTTTTCTATGGCTGCACCGATGCCCCCGGCGGCAGTGATATGATTATCTTTGATCAAAAACATATCGTACAAACCGATGCGATGATTGGAACCCCCGCCGCATCGTACGGCGTATTTTTCGAGTTCCCGCCAAAGCGGTGTAGTTTTACGCGTATCTAAAATTTGCGCCGATGTGTGTTTTATTTTTTCCGTAAAATGCCGTGTCAATGTGGCGATACCGCTCATTCGCTGGATAAAATTAAGCGCCGTGCGCTCCGCAATAAGAATAGACCGCATGCTGCCGGTAAAATGCAGGCAGATTTGACCTTTTTCAAGCGTATCACCGTCTTTGGCAGACCATTCCAGTTTGATTTGAGGATTGATTTGGCGAAAGACTTCATTGAAAACAAGTTGCCCGGCTAATACGCCTTCCGACTTGGCACGTACATAACCGCGTCCGATTTGTTCGGCCGGCACGGTAGAGAGTGTCGTTACATCACCAAAACCGAGATCTTCTTCGATAGCGTGTTTGATTTGCGTACGTAAAACAGGGTGTATCGTAAGATGTTGATTCATTGTTTTTCCAGTAAAGTAAGATAGTGATCGCCGCGCCGGATCATACGGGAACGCTGTTGGTCGGTATCGTCATGATAGCCCAAGAGATGCAGGACGCAGTGCGCGCAAAGTCGTAAAACTTCATTGGTATAAGTGACGCCGTACTCCTTAGCTTGCATCACGGCCTGGTCTAAACTGATATAACATTCACCTTCCAGCGGGGCGTGACGGTTTGCACTAAGATCAAAAGTAATCGTATCGGTGGGGTAATCGTGCTTCAAAAATTTTTTATTGTAACGCCGCATCGTAACGTTATCTAAAAAAACAAAGTGAAAATGTTCCAAATTTCTTTGCGATTCTTTTCGCAGGATCATTTTCGTCAAAGCGATAATACGTTGTTTTGGGACGCGCCGATGCTTGTGGGTATTGGTTATCGTGATCATGACATCGCGCCTACGGTAATATTCTTTCCGTCAATCGGCAACGGATCGGCTTTAGGATACTCGACGCGCACGTGGTAGATGCCCAATATGATCGGGATAAAAGCTTCAGTAATGCGTTTGAGATCACCGATGGTCAGTTCGCATTCGTCAAGTTCACCGGATTTGAGACGGCGTTCGATGATTTCGTTGACCACATTACGAATCTTTTCCGCATTGGGTTCTTTGATCGCATGGGTAGCGGCTTCGACGCCGTCGGCTAACATGATAATGCCGGATTCTTTGGTTTTGGGGCGCGGGCCCGGATAACGAAATGACGCTTCGGATATCACGGCATCCGGTTTTTTGTTTTCCATCGCGCGATGATAAAAAAAAGTCATGAGCAGATTACCGTGATGTTCCGGGATATAACTTCGGATGATTTTTGGCAAACGGTATTTTTCGGCTAACTCCAGGCCGGAATGAATATG is a window of bacterium DNA encoding:
- the ybeY gene encoding rRNA maturation RNase YbeY; the protein is MITITNTHKHRRVPKQRIIALTKMILRKESQRNLEHFHFVFLDNVTMRRYNKKFLKHDYPTDTITFDLSANRHAPLEGECYISLDQAVMQAKEYGVTYTNEVLRLCAHCVLHLLGYHDDTDQQRSRMIRRGDHYLTLLEKQ
- the nadC gene encoding carboxylating nicotinate-nucleotide diphosphorylase produces the protein MNQHLTIHPVLRTQIKHAIEEDLGFGDVTTLSTVPAEQIGRGYVRAKSEGVLAGQLVFNEVFRQINPQIKLEWSAKDGDTLEKGQICLHFTGSMRSILIAERTALNFIQRMSGIATLTRHFTEKIKHTSAQILDTRKTTPLWRELEKYAVRCGGGSNHRIGLYDMFLIKDNHITAAGGIGAAIEKAIEYNRQNNLHLSIEVETKNLDEVREALRYQVQRIMLDNMTIETMREAAAIINKRCETEASGNVSLDTVQAIAETGVDFISIGALTHSAPALDLSLLVE
- the rpiB gene encoding ribose 5-phosphate isomerase B, which gives rise to MISPDALITALARDKAKQLGATFQIVKPQTVVPSTAPHVPLKQGAERKVALGADHGGFPLKEFLKKVLTEMQFTIVDVGTHSTESVDYPDFAEAVAKQVATGECFRGIMIDGAGIGSCMVANKVSGVRAAMCYDITTAVNSREHNNANVLTLGSKMIGETVAEHIVKVFLKTDFTGGRHQGRIDKMMAIEKKR